Below is a window of Populus alba chromosome 2, ASM523922v2, whole genome shotgun sequence DNA.
TGCAACAAAGGCAATGACCAAACCAGCTATCGCTGATGCTATGTTCTGAACCAACTGGGAAAGAGAATCTCCAACCAGACCACGCACTGTTGCAGCATCTGCTGAGAGCCTAGCACCAATTGCTCCACTTGAGTGGTCAGGCTCGTCAAACCAACCAACCTCCATGTGAACCATCTTCTCAAAACACATAGATCGGATCCTCTGGATTAATTTGCAACCAGCCACCGAAAATAAGTATGTTTGTGACGGATACACAACAAAAGATGCCAGGCCAAGGGTCATGAACATCAACGCCCAGAACTTCGAATCCTTTCTCAATTCATGAGGTGgttcaaaaaatgttttgatcACCCTGGAAATTAGTATACCAAATATCGGAAATATGACCCCATTGAGGATTGCAGCTATAGCTCCAGCAATCAGCACCGGAACCTCCGGCTTGTTGAGATACACAAGGCGGCTGATTGGGACATCTGGAGCTTGTTGTTTCTGTGGAGAAGCTTCTAATTCTTCCGCGTAATTATCAGGGGCCTTGAATCCAGTAGGTAAACCAAATGTCACTGAAAACGAGCGGCTACTGCTATTCCCAAAATCAGATGATCCCCGACTTATGGACCGTTTCAGTGAAATTTTTTGACTCGAATGTCTTAAGGACTCGGTCGAAATATCTGACTTCTTTAGATCATCTGCTTCTTGTTCCGACTCTTTGTTCACTTCTTGTAAGCGTATAAGCTGCGAGTAAGCTCCTTCAGGATCCTTGAGCAGTTCTGAATGTGAACCTGATCGAtcaaagaaaatgatgtttcagATCATGTATGAAAATCTCAGAAAATTTCCCTAATCCATCGTAATCAGAAGACTTAAACAAGTTCTGGGATTAATCAGGAGACTATCCCAACTAATGTTGTTGATCGCAGAACTGATTTGGCAGCAGAAAATTAGTGCATGAATCAATCATCATGGTGCAGTATTTATCTGCTTATGTAAaactaggaaaataaataagaagttTCATAAAATATTCCACAATATGTTTGGTGGACATAAAAAATCCAACACAATtctgaaaataacaaattttttggATCTATACACAATATGTGGCAATGCAGAGACCAGAAAATTTACAGCAACGGAATTTCTCATCTGTATCCTGAGATTTCTTTATGTTTCTTTATATGATAATCATGCATGCTAAATTATATACCTTTCTCCACCATCTTCCCACGGTAAATAACAGCAATCATATCTGCGTTTCTCACAGTGCTCAAACGGTGGGCAACAATTACAGTTGTTCGATTCACCATAATCCTGTCTAATGCCTCCTGCACTATCCTTTCAGATTCTGCATCAAGAGCGCTTGTAGCTTCATCCAAAAGTAAAATTCGCGGATCTTTCAGGATGGCTCTTGCGATTGCAATTCTCTGTTTCTGTCCACCAGACAGCTGGGTTCCATGTTCACCAACCATGGTGTCTATTCCCTGGATGCAAAAGTTGAAGTccaaattaaatggaaaaaactGAGGCAATCTGCACCTCCTCctctcccaaaaaaaaaattataacactaGAAATTTGTAAGGAGGGAACCAGTTATAACCTGAGGTAGTTTATCGATGAATTTAGCAGCATTGGCAAGTTCAGTTGCAGCTCTTATCTCTTCGGTAGTTGCACTATCCTTTCCATATGCAATGTTATCCTTAATGCTGCACGTGAACAGCACAGGTTCCTGGCTGACAAGACCAATTTTCTCCCGAATCCATTTGAGCTGAAACTCTTTGAGGTTAATGCCATCTATGAGAACTTCACCGGCTTGTGGATCATAGAATCTCTCTATCAGACTGATCACCGTTGACTTTCCGCTTCCACTTTGTCCAACCAATGCTGCAGTTGATCCACTTGGGATGAAAAGAGAGAATCCAGAAAATATTTGCTCATCAGGTCTGGCTGGATAATTGAAATATACATCCCTCAACTCTATATCTCCTCTGATGTCATCCAATATCTTTCCCCTTGTATCGGAGGCATCTATATCTGGCTTTCTATTGATAGCCTCGAACATCTTATAAGCTGCAGCTTGACCAGATGCAAATGCACTCATACAAGGAGATGCCTGCCCTAGAGACCTGAAACATTCATATGATTAAACcctaagaaaacaaacaaataattttcaGAGTAGGTTTTGCGTCATAAACTCACATAGAACCGGTCAACACAGCAACAATCACATTAATCACATCACCCCCGGTATATCCTTTTTCCAAAATCATCTTTCCACCAAACCATACTGCCAAAGCATAGCTACAGAACACCACTAACATAACAATGCCAAGACCTACTCCAGCAGCCAAGCCTTCGTTAACACCAGAGTTATAAGCAGTGACAAGAAACTTCTTGTAATTACTTATGGCTTGCTTCTCCCCAGTGAATGATGCAACCTGGATGCAAGATCGGCAATTAGCATTCCATACTGAACTTGCATCTTGGCATATCTTGctgtttaatttatatgtgtaAACTTACAGTTCTGATGGAGCCAATAGTCTGTTCCACTACAGACGCTGCCTTGGTGTAAGCAATCTGGCCACGAGATGTCATCCTAGCTATCATAATGGACAATCCTGCACCAGCTATCACAAGCAGGGGAATGGAGGATAACATGACAAGAGTAAGAAGCCAGCCTTTgataaatgatattataaagCCGCCAATGAATGTTGATACTAGCTGTATAAATTTCCCGACCTGCATAAAATAATTAGGCTTGTTTAACCACAAAAACATCTCGGCAATATGGATGAAATTCACTGCAATTTCCCGTTCTGGTCAGAACAGTTCGGTACCTTTTCACCCATAGCATCTTGTATAAGAACAGTGTCACCAGACATTCTACCAACAACCTCTCCAGAGTTTGTTTCCTTGTCGAAAAAGGCAACATCTTGTCTCAGTATAGTTTTCAGATACGTACCCCTTATCCGTGCAGCCTGTCTCTCTCCTGTGACCATCCAGCAAGCCACCTCTGACAATTAAACATCGAGAAAAGGTTTATAAATCCTCAACGCTTGGTGCTCTAGACAATTTCTCTGTAAGGATAGCGTTGTTGAATTAATGATGTACTTACGGAGAAATGACCCTACAGCAGAACCAACTCCCAAGTAGACAAATTTGAGAGACACCTAAAGAAAGTTGGAcgtttatcaaatattaataagtaaCATCTCTACATCAGAAATAGAGAGTTAGAAAACCAGTTATGGATCTTGCAGAGCAGAAAGATGAATGGTGTATCTTATCCTTGAAAAACATTTCTATTGATAGCAACAGGCATGCTGATTATGTATGTTTACCTTTGAAACCAAATCCACTACATCATTAGTATTCTGGTTTTTTCCAAAAGAATTGATCAGATCTCCGAACAGTATTGACATAATTGGCATGGATGCTCCATTTCCAATAGCGCCAACCGTCCCAAGGATCATCAGAAAGATATCTTTAGAATCCGCAAATGAAAAGAGCTTGATAAACGGAACTGTTTCAGTTTCCTCATCTCCTTCGCTCTTCTCTCGCTTCTGTTGGTCCCCATTTCCGGCAGAACTTCTCTCCTCTACCTCCTGGCTTTTTGATGTGCTGGCCTCTTCCATACTCTTATCACGACTTCTCCCGTTCTCGACAGCCATAGCATGAAACCTCGAGATATTAATCTAATCCTCAATTACTCACAGAATTCTCAAACTTGAATCGCAGCTGCAACAGAACACAAAGAAACCAGCAACTTTTAATGGAGGCTATTCAATACGCCCaatggaaaagaaattgaatgaaGGATTGAGctgttcaagaaataaaaaaatgccgCCTATATTGACCAACTACTTGAACTTGAATCGAAGTAACCTTCAAGTAACATGAAGGACGAAGGAATAAACAAAATCTTGGCTAAAATAAAGGCAAAAGACCCCAAGAAGCAAGCAAGAACCGGTAGAGAATATAGAAAAACTTGGTGAATTCACTCACTAGAAATCAGTGTGATAACTTACAACAACTATCTAGCTGGCCCAGTTTAGAATTTACTGAACCAAATAAAAGCCAAAACGTCCATCAAGACTCCTGTACATTTTCCCCACGTTACAGAAGCTTCCACTgaattctctccttttttttcaaagaggAATCAAATTAAGTTAGGCTATACTATTTGTCACAGAAAACAGATCCACCTACCTCATCACAGCAAAATATAAGTATATGATCAAAGAGATAAAGGCGGGCATGGAATGAGGTGGTTTTTCTCAGTGATTCCTTTTGCGATACaagaataaagaattaaaaagcaGAGAAGAAGATAGTCATCATGCAAGGAAAAGAGTTGACGAAAGAAAAGAACGAGAGAGCAGTGAAATATACTACTTCTGTTGTGTTTCTGCTAATGTTATTTGCACAGGAACAGCAACAATTAGTTATATCTTATATACAGCAGAAACCCAATACTTGTCAAAACAGAAAAACCAAGATTCCAAATGACtcggagagagagaggaagagctAGAGCATTTACCTACCTAAAGAAGAACAGGGATGTGAAGTAGTTGTGGTTGAGGTGAGAAGTGGTCACCAAGATTCCATAGCTATTATTAATTCTATTTCTGCGGCTACTGTATGACCTGTTCGCTTTTAGCCTAAGTTTACTAAAAAACCCTGCTTCCTCTTGCTTCTAGGGCAAGCATTCGTGTTCCTCTTAACTCATCCTGACTTCCTGCAACtggtgaaaaaaacaaagaacacagATATAAAATTCTGctcttttttcaacaaaatcccTATTGTTTATGTCGAGACACCAGATGTTTTACGGCATGAGACACGGCATGCAGCCCTGTTCCTCGAACCTATCCTCCAGCCTATTGActgctgaaaaataaattagctaTAGGGTTTCcagcttttattattttagactTAGGCTGCGAAATGTTCATCGACCCACGTGAAGATCATCAACAGTGATTGTGGAAGCGGCCAAATATGAAAGCTGTGACCTCTTTATTTAAGTAAATGAATTAAACCACCAGTACTAGATGTTTCATTGGAGACTAATCTTTTCAGCTCATGTCGCACTGTGTATATTATTAGCTGTTTTTGATAGTCATCCGCAGCGccttttttccaaaaaattaatttttaaaaaataatcaatttctttaaaattcaactcttttgttttatagctcaattaaaaagtaattgGTTGAGTCATTTGCTGCATGTATTCTTgaatttcttctatttttattattatattttaataatgtttagaataaatttaataaaataatcactCGTTCTCATACTTTAAAAAtctgtttaaaaataaagttgcgtttgttttttttatttttttaaaaattaattttaatatcagcacatcaaaataatcta
It encodes the following:
- the LOC118044492 gene encoding ABC transporter B family member 11; translation: MAVENGRSRDKSMEEASTSKSQEVEERSSAGNGDQQKREKSEGDEETETVPFIKLFSFADSKDIFLMILGTVGAIGNGASMPIMSILFGDLINSFGKNQNTNDVVDLVSKVSLKFVYLGVGSAVGSFLQVACWMVTGERQAARIRGTYLKTILRQDVAFFDKETNSGEVVGRMSGDTVLIQDAMGEKVGKFIQLVSTFIGGFIISFIKGWLLTLVMLSSIPLLVIAGAGLSIMIARMTSRGQIAYTKAASVVEQTIGSIRTVASFTGEKQAISNYKKFLVTAYNSGVNEGLAAGVGLGIVMLVVFCSYALAVWFGGKMILEKGYTGGDVINVIVAVLTGSMSLGQASPCMSAFASGQAAAYKMFEAINRKPDIDASDTRGKILDDIRGDIELRDVYFNYPARPDEQIFSGFSLFIPSGSTAALVGQSGSGKSTVISLIERFYDPQAGEVLIDGINLKEFQLKWIREKIGLVSQEPVLFTCSIKDNIAYGKDSATTEEIRAATELANAAKFIDKLPQGIDTMVGEHGTQLSGGQKQRIAIARAILKDPRILLLDEATSALDAESERIVQEALDRIMVNRTTVIVAHRLSTVRNADMIAVIYRGKMVEKGSHSELLKDPEGAYSQLIRLQEVNKESEQEADDLKKSDISTESLRHSSQKISLKRSISRGSSDFGNSSSRSFSVTFGLPTGFKAPDNYAEELEASPQKQQAPDVPISRLVYLNKPEVPVLIAGAIAAILNGVIFPIFGILISRVIKTFFEPPHELRKDSKFWALMFMTLGLASFVVYPSQTYLFSVAGCKLIQRIRSMCFEKMVHMEVGWFDEPDHSSGAIGARLSADAATVRGLVGDSLSQLVQNIASAIAGLVIAFVACWQLAFVILVLLPLIGLNGFIQMKFLKGFSSDAKKMYEEASQVANDAVGSIRTVASFCAEEKVMQLYRKKCEGPMRTGIRQGLISGAGFGVSFFLLFSVYATSFYVGAQLVQHRKTTFADVFQVFFALTMAAIGISQSSSFAPDSSKAKAAAASIFSIIDRKSKIDSSDESGTTLDNVKGEIELRHIGFKYPARPDIEIFRDLSLAIHSGKTVALVGESGSGKSTVISLLQRFYDPHSGHITLDGIDIKSLQLKWLRQQMGLVSQEPVLFNETIRANIAYGKEGEATEAEIQAASELANAHKFISSLQQGYDTVVGERGIQLSGGQKQRVAIARAIVKSPKILLLDEATSALDAESERVVQDALDRVMVNRTTVVVAHRLSTIKNADVIAVVKNGVIVEKGKHETLIHIEDGFYASLVALHMSASTS